A window from Cryptomeria japonica chromosome 1, Sugi_1.0, whole genome shotgun sequence encodes these proteins:
- the LOC131070115 gene encoding basic endochitinase has translation MAKVKMLICSILALVVVGIPAFAENCGSQAGGAVCPGGLCCSQYGWCGNTPDHCRVPGCQSQCGGGSGPSPPSPSGQGVASIITENVFNQMLKHRNEGSCPGKNFYNYNAFIAAAKAFNGFGTTGDITARKRELAAFLAQTSHETTGGWASAPDGPYAWGYCYLKENGGGDYCNSQQAPCASGKQYYGRGPIQLSWNYNYIAAGKAIGFDGLNDPDIVARDPTISFKTGIWFWMTAQSPKPSCHDVMTGRWKPSGSDSAAGRTAGFGVTTNIINGGLECGKGSDSRVQDRIGFYKRYCDILGVSYGPNLDCFNQRPFGFALETPQIIQTVV, from the exons ATGGCGAAGGTCAAGATGTTAATTTGTTCAATATTAGCTTTGGTTGTAGTGGGCATTCCTGCATTTGCTGAGAATTGCGGGAGTCAAGCAGGCGGAGCCGTGTGTCCAGGTGGGCTATGCTGCAGCCAGTATGGATGGTGTGGTAATACCCCTGACCATTGCCGAGTGCCTGGTTGCCAAAGCCAGTGTGGAGGAGGATCTGGGCCATCCCCTCCATCCCCTTCTGGCCAAGGCGTGGCTTCCATTATTACTGAAAATGTGTTCAATCAAATGCTCAAGCACAGAAACGAAGGGAGTTGTCCTGGCAAGAATTTCTACAATTACAATGCCTTTATCGCAGCAGCCAAAGCCTTCAACGGCTTTGGAACCACTGGTGATATCACCGCTCGGAAAAGAGAGCTCGCTGCTTTCTTAGCCCAAACATCGCATGAAACCACCG GGGGGTGGGCGAGTGCACCAGATGGTCCATACGCTTGGGGGTACTGCTATCTCAAAGAAAATGGCGGCGGAGATTACTGTAACTCACAGCAGGCTCCCTGCGCTTCTGGAAAGCAATATTATGGCCGAGGGCCCATCCAGCTATCATG GAACTATAATTATATAGCGGCTGGGAAGGCAATAGGCTTCGACGGATTGAACGACCCAGATATTGTTGCTCGAGATCCCACAATCTCGTTCAAGACGGGGATCTGGTTCTGGATGACGGCGCAATCTCCCAAGCCGTCGTGCCACGACGTCATGACGGGCAGATGGAAGCCCTCGGGCAGCGACAGCGCTGCGGGCAGAACTGCCGGATTCGGAGTGACCACCAATATAATTAACGGAGGGCTGGAATGTGGAAAAGGATCGGACTCCAGGGTGCAGGATCGCATAGGGTTCTATAAGAGGTATTGTGATATATTGGGAGTGAGTTACGGGCCTAATCTGGACTGCTTCAACCAGAGGCCCTTCGGTTTTGCCCTTGAGACACCGCAAATCATCCAGACAGTGGTGTGA